The following coding sequences lie in one Zingiber officinale cultivar Zhangliang chromosome 2B, Zo_v1.1, whole genome shotgun sequence genomic window:
- the LOC122048662 gene encoding calmodulin-binding protein 25-like: protein MAEELRPWTNGFISQAASARENDALTRALRMSFFSGLSSSSVAVPSPDLLSFGTSSPFLLLPDPPLARIGKKRKTRPCKRSPTTYIAADPANFRQLVHQVTGVGAGGGAEGNRDEDPPLPDVQGSYFLPTLDTSACLLNRIEQGPEIGPVDHAWVFPDVDAVVL, encoded by the coding sequence ATGGCAGAGGAGCTCCGTCCGTGGACCAACGGCTTCATCTCCCAGGCCGCCTCTGCCCGCGAGAACGACGCCCTCACCCGTGCCCTCCGGATGTCCTTCTTCTCcggcctctcctcctcctccgtcgCCGTCCCATCGCCCGATTTACTCTCCTTCGGCACCTCCTCCCCCTTCCTCCTGCTCCCCGACCCTCCCTTAGCGCGGATCGGGAAGAAGCGGAAGACCCGGCCGTGCAAGCGCTCGCCGACCACCTACATCGCCGCCGACCCGGCCAACTTCCGCCAACTGGTCCACCAGGTGACCGGCGTCGGGGCCGGTGGCGGTGCCGAGGGCAACCGAGACGAAGATCCGCCGCTCCCTGACGTCCAGGGGAGCTACTTCCTTCCGACGCTGGACACGTCGGCGTGCTTGCTGAACCGGATAGAGCAGGGCCCTGAGATCGGCCCGGTCGATCACGCTTGGGTTTTCCCCGACGTCGACGCGGTCGTCCTTTGA